A region from the Lolium perenne isolate Kyuss_39 chromosome 4, Kyuss_2.0, whole genome shotgun sequence genome encodes:
- the LOC127326902 gene encoding pectinesterase 2 yields the protein MPMPMPMQLVLSLLPFCLVAAAAVQPGDYLAVPGGSIRIDAVVSPSRQPEQHVFRTISSAVDGAPAGYVVYVTRGVYNEHVAVASSGLTLVGEGMGATFITGNRTNKTEGVHSNADTATLDITGENFTARDLTVANTAGVDAGPAVAVRSAANRSIFYRCEFVGFQDTLLAESRIQFYKECTIHGTVDFIWGDATAVFQDCLIYVRKPQAGRHNVITAQGRDAPERDTGFAFQNCSVITRDDLTGVDTFLGRPWRNHSHVMIMQSYLDTIVNPQGWVTWKREDVAAEATRTVRYMEYGNRGPGAVYDRRVNWTGFRHIRHSREAKKYTVDRFIAGNQWLPGRKVHFNPGLYKSDKHA from the exons atgccgatgccgatgccgatgcaaCTTGTGCTGTCGCTGCTGCCGTTTTGCCTCGTCGCCGCAGCGGCGGTGCAGCCCGGCGACTACCTTGCTGTCCCGGGCGGGTCGATCCGCATCGACGCCGTGGTATCCCCATCTCGCCAGCCGGAGCAGCATGTGTTCAGAACAATCAGCTCTGCGGTTGACGGAGCTCCAGCCGGGTACGTCGTCTACGTGACGCGGGGGGTATACAACGAACATGTGGCTGTTGCTTCGTCAGGCCTCACCCTCGTCGGCGAGGGCATGGGGGCTACCTTCATCACTGGGAATCGCACAAACAAGACTGAGGGAGTCCACTCTAACGCGGACACGGCAACCCTCG ATATCACGGGGGAAAACTTCACGGCACGGGATTTAacggtcgcaaatactgccggagttGACGCGGGACCCGCCGTGGCAGTACGGTCCGCGGCCAACCGGTCCATCTTCTACCGGTGCGAGTTCGTCGGCTTCCAGGATACCCTGCTGGCCGAGAGCAGGATACAGTTTTACAAAGAGTGCACGATCCATGGTACAGTAGACTTCATATGGGGCGACGCCACCGCCGTTTTCCAGGACTGCCTCATCTATGTTCGGAAACCTCAGGCAGGACGCCACAACGTAATAACAGCGCAGGGCCGCGATGCCCCTGAGCGAGATACGGGTTTTGCTTTCCAAAACTGCAGCGTCATCACGCGCGACGACCTCACGGGAGTCGACACGTTCCTAGGACGACCCTGGAGAAACCACTCGCACGTGATGATCATGCAGAGCTACCTGGACACAATCGTGAACCCCCAGGGCTGGGTGACCTGGAAGCGAGAAGACGTGGCGGCGGAGGCCACGCGAACTGTCAG GTACATGGAGTACGGTAACAGAGGTCCTGGAGCTGTTTACGACAGACGCGTCAACTGGACAGGCTTCCGCCATATCCGTCATTCCCGTGAAGCTAAAAAGTACACCGTCGACCGCTTCATTGCCGGGAACCAGTGGCTTCCTGGTCGTAAAGTCCACTTCAACCCCGGTCTGTACAAGTCCGACAAGCATGCCTAG
- the LOC127326907 gene encoding uncharacterized protein, with protein sequence MAEKEQAAQEHARNMERQILEYQQQQTQMMLQMQQQQQMMQQQQAQMSWLMSQTALSSPPGSIPAPPPYSMPWMPPPPTQSPGTPLTVNNLNIIRSMNRDYMSQGNDDEADGSGGGQG encoded by the exons cccaggagcacgCACGGAACATGGAGCGGCAGATTCTGGAGTATCAGCAGCAGCAGACACAGATGATGCTGCAGATGCAACAAcagcagcagatgatgcagcagcaacaggcacagatgagctggctgatgagccagacggctctgtcttctccaccggggagtattcctgctcctccaccttactccatgccgtggatgccgccaccgcccactcagagCCCGGGGACACCTCTCACCGTGAACAACttgaacatcatccggagcatgaaccgcg ATTATATGTCACAAGGAAATGACGATGAGGCCGacggaagcggaggaggacaaggttga